The following coding sequences lie in one Streptococcus suis genomic window:
- a CDS encoding homocysteine S-methyltransferase: MGRFKELLENQEFVILHGALGTELEFRGHDVSGKLWSAKYLLENPQYIKDIHKDYILAGADLVTTSTYQATFEGLAEVGLSQAEAENLIRLTVDLAKEARDEVWAELSETEKAQRTYPLISGDVGPYAAYLANGAEYTGEYGNISLSELKDFHRRRIELLLEQGAELLALETIPNVLEAQALVELLAEDFPEAEAYISFTSQDGQSISDGTSIEKIAELVNSNEQILAVGLNCTAPSLYSAFLSKLREKMDKPFVTYPNSGEVYDGATQTWKEKADDSHSLLDNTLEWHKLGAKVVGGCCRTRPADIADLVAGLK; this comes from the coding sequence ATGGGTCGTTTTAAGGAATTATTAGAAAATCAAGAGTTTGTCATCTTGCATGGTGCTCTGGGAACAGAATTAGAGTTTCGAGGTCATGATGTATCGGGCAAGCTCTGGTCTGCCAAGTATCTATTGGAAAATCCCCAGTACATCAAGGATATTCATAAGGACTATATTCTAGCTGGAGCAGATTTGGTGACGACTTCAACCTATCAGGCGACCTTTGAAGGATTAGCAGAAGTTGGTTTGTCACAAGCAGAGGCAGAGAACCTCATTCGCTTGACCGTTGATTTGGCGAAGGAAGCGCGGGATGAGGTTTGGGCAGAATTGTCTGAAACAGAGAAAGCACAACGAACCTATCCTCTCATTTCAGGTGACGTGGGTCCCTACGCGGCTTATTTGGCCAACGGTGCTGAATATACGGGTGAATATGGCAACATTAGTCTGTCAGAGTTAAAAGATTTCCACCGTCGCAGAATCGAACTCCTCTTAGAACAGGGAGCGGAACTCTTAGCTTTGGAAACCATTCCCAATGTTCTTGAAGCACAGGCTTTGGTAGAGTTGCTGGCAGAGGATTTTCCAGAGGCTGAAGCCTATATCAGTTTCACCTCACAAGACGGTCAGTCGATTTCTGACGGAACGTCTATTGAAAAAATAGCAGAGCTGGTCAACAGCAATGAGCAGATTTTGGCGGTTGGTCTTAACTGTACGGCTCCCTCGCTGTACTCAGCTTTCCTTAGCAAGTTGAGAGAAAAAATGGATAAACCATTTGTGACCTATCCAAATTCTGGAGAAGTCTATGATGGAGCCACTCAAACTTGGAAGGAAAAAGCAGACGACAGCCATTCTCTTCTGGACAACACACTTGAATGGCACAAACTGGGTGCCAAGGTAGTTGGAGGCTGCTGCCGCACCCGACCAGCCGATATTGCTGACCTAGTTGCAGGTTTGAAATAA
- a CDS encoding amino acid permease, with product MENHNFENQGTFNREMNSRHLQMLSIGGVIGTGLFLSSGYTIAQAGPFGAVAAYLFGAVMVYLVMFSLGELSVAMPVTGSFHTYATKFISPGTGFMVAWMYWLCWVVALASQFVGAAQLMQRWFPSVPIWIFATIFAVIVFGLNTLSVGWFAKAEDALSSIKVYAIAAFIVLGTLAIFGILPFEGTNAAPLFTNITAQGLLPNGLVGLISVMLSVNYAFSGVEMIGIAAGETDNPQKAVPQAIKSTIGLLVIFFVLTIVVLASLLPMSEAGVTEAPFVLVLDKIGFPYAADIMNFIILTAILSASTSGLYASSRMLWSLANEGMISKELVKINKHGVPMRGMILSMIGVVIALIASIYAEDTIFLALVSIASFAVVIAWLAIPLAQIGFRREFLKTHSVDELEYKTPFSPTLPWITVILLVISIIGIGWDPSQRAGLYFGVPFMIGCYIYHYIRFKKW from the coding sequence ATGGAAAATCATAATTTTGAAAATCAAGGGACCTTTAACCGCGAGATGAACAGTCGTCATTTGCAGATGTTATCTATCGGTGGGGTTATCGGGACAGGTTTGTTCTTGAGTTCAGGCTATACCATTGCACAGGCTGGGCCTTTTGGAGCTGTTGCGGCTTATCTTTTCGGAGCTGTCATGGTCTATCTGGTCATGTTCTCACTTGGTGAGCTTTCGGTAGCCATGCCGGTGACAGGTTCTTTTCACACTTATGCCACCAAGTTCATCAGTCCTGGAACAGGCTTTATGGTGGCCTGGATGTATTGGCTTTGCTGGGTCGTTGCGCTAGCTTCACAGTTTGTTGGGGCAGCCCAGCTCATGCAACGCTGGTTTCCTAGTGTACCGATTTGGATTTTTGCGACGATTTTTGCAGTTATTGTCTTTGGGCTAAATACCCTTTCTGTTGGTTGGTTTGCCAAGGCGGAGGATGCGTTGTCGTCAATCAAGGTTTATGCTATTGCAGCTTTTATTGTGCTTGGGACTTTGGCTATTTTTGGTATTTTGCCATTTGAGGGAACCAATGCTGCGCCGCTCTTTACTAATATTACAGCACAAGGCTTACTTCCTAACGGCCTAGTTGGGTTGATTTCAGTTATGCTGTCGGTTAACTATGCCTTTTCAGGTGTGGAAATGATCGGAATTGCGGCAGGGGAGACAGATAATCCCCAAAAAGCTGTACCGCAAGCTATTAAATCAACAATTGGTCTTTTAGTTATCTTCTTTGTCTTGACAATTGTTGTTTTGGCATCTCTACTTCCTATGTCAGAAGCAGGTGTGACAGAAGCGCCATTCGTACTTGTATTGGATAAAATCGGTTTTCCTTACGCTGCAGATATTATGAACTTCATTATCTTGACGGCTATTTTATCGGCCTCTACATCAGGGCTATACGCTTCAAGCCGTATGCTTTGGTCTTTGGCTAATGAAGGCATGATCAGCAAGGAATTAGTCAAGATTAACAAGCACGGTGTTCCAATGCGGGGCATGATTCTGTCCATGATTGGTGTTGTTATCGCTTTGATTGCATCAATTTATGCAGAAGATACCATCTTCCTTGCTCTGGTTTCCATTGCTAGTTTTGCAGTTGTGATTGCTTGGTTGGCCATTCCATTGGCACAAATCGGTTTCCGTCGTGAATTTTTGAAAACTCATAGTGTAGATGAATTGGAATATAAGACACCATTTTCACCGACCTTGCCATGGATTACCGTCATTTTGCTGGTTATTTCCATCATCGGAATCGGTTGGGATCCTTCACAGCGTGCCGGTCTTTACTTTGGTGTGCCATTCATGATTGGCTGCTATATTTATCACTACATTCGCTTTAAAAAGTGGTAG
- a CDS encoding MerR family transcriptional regulator, which translates to MKTGQVMQQFGIKRDTLRFYTEQGLLQPQLIDGNYYWNEEEINNLENILGLRQLGLSVKAIIRIKELHDTKCGSLEQLKENKQVILDEIADREKQILLLQEQKENLENLLQQIEEKLQNL; encoded by the coding sequence ATGAAAACAGGACAAGTTATGCAACAATTTGGTATCAAACGTGATACGCTTCGTTTCTACACAGAACAAGGACTCTTACAACCGCAACTGATTGACGGCAATTACTACTGGAACGAAGAAGAAATCAACAACCTAGAAAATATCCTAGGACTTCGCCAATTAGGTTTGTCCGTCAAAGCCATTATCCGCATCAAGGAACTACATGACACCAAATGCGGCAGTCTCGAACAGCTAAAAGAAAACAAACAGGTCATACTGGATGAAATTGCCGACCGTGAAAAACAAATCCTCCTGCTCCAAGAACAGAAGGAAAATCTAGAAAATCTACTCCAGCAGATTGAGGAAAAATTACAGAATCTATAA
- a CDS encoding argininosuccinate synthase, whose translation MTKEKLILAYSGGLDTSVAIAWLKKDYDVIAVCMDVGEGKDLDFIHDKALSIGAIESHVLDVKEEFAQEYVLPALQAHAYYEQKYPLVSALSRPLISKKLVEMAHKTGATTIAHGCTGKGNDQVRFEVAIAALDPTLKVVAPVREWKWAREEEIIFAKENGVPVPADLDSPYSVDQNLWGRANECGVLENPWNEAPEDAFGITTAPENAPDTPEYVDIEFQAGVPVAVNGEELSLANLIQKLNVIAGKHGVGRIDHVENRLVGIKSREIYECPGAITLLTAHKEIEDLTLVREVSHFKPIVSNELSNLIYNGLWFNPATQALKAYLQATQSVVNGTAKVKLYKGTAKVVARKSPNSLYDEDLATYTSADTFDQDAAVGFIKLWGLPTKVNAEIHKKD comes from the coding sequence ATGACAAAAGAAAAATTGATTTTAGCCTATTCTGGTGGACTTGATACTTCAGTTGCGATTGCTTGGTTGAAAAAAGACTATGATGTGATTGCGGTTTGTATGGATGTAGGTGAGGGGAAAGATCTTGACTTCATTCATGATAAAGCACTGTCCATTGGTGCCATTGAGTCCCATGTATTGGATGTAAAAGAAGAATTCGCCCAAGAATATGTCCTACCAGCCCTGCAAGCTCATGCCTATTATGAGCAAAAATATCCGCTGGTATCAGCTCTCAGTCGGCCCTTGATTTCCAAAAAGTTGGTGGAAATGGCTCATAAGACAGGAGCAACCACTATCGCCCACGGCTGTACTGGTAAGGGAAATGACCAGGTGCGGTTTGAGGTAGCCATTGCAGCCCTGGACCCAACTTTGAAAGTTGTAGCCCCTGTTCGGGAATGGAAATGGGCGCGTGAAGAAGAAATCATCTTCGCCAAGGAAAATGGTGTACCAGTCCCAGCAGATTTGGATAGCCCTTATTCCGTTGACCAAAATCTTTGGGGCCGTGCCAATGAGTGCGGAGTTTTAGAAAATCCATGGAATGAAGCGCCAGAAGATGCTTTTGGTATTACAACTGCACCAGAAAATGCACCAGATACTCCTGAGTATGTCGATATTGAGTTTCAGGCGGGCGTACCCGTTGCTGTAAATGGTGAAGAGTTAAGTCTTGCTAATCTCATCCAAAAACTCAATGTCATTGCTGGTAAGCATGGTGTAGGCCGGATTGACCATGTGGAAAATCGTTTGGTCGGAATCAAATCGCGTGAAATTTATGAGTGTCCAGGAGCCATTACCCTTTTGACTGCTCATAAGGAAATTGAAGATTTGACCTTGGTGCGCGAAGTATCGCATTTCAAACCGATTGTTTCAAATGAACTCTCTAACTTGATTTACAATGGTTTGTGGTTCAATCCAGCTACTCAGGCATTAAAAGCATATTTACAAGCAACTCAATCAGTCGTGAATGGTACAGCAAAAGTGAAATTGTATAAGGGAACAGCTAAAGTTGTCGCTCGGAAATCTCCAAATTCACTTTATGACGAAGATTTGGCAACCTATACCAGTGCAGATACCTTTGACCAAGATGCAGCAGTTGGTTTCATCAAGCTTTGGGGCTTGCCAACCAAGGTCAATGCAGAAATTCATAAGAAAGACTAG
- a CDS encoding NUDIX hydrolase, whose amino-acid sequence MEIWNAYTADGQLTDHTLTRGEAIPNGLYHLVVECIIRHRDGSTLFMKRDSTKPSYPDYYEATAGGSALFGEIAEQAILREVREETGIELTADQLRHHTHFVAHDDQCIFRCYWAEANWDKAAIQLQAEETSNYIWVPQEKLKEFLENELVIPRQKDYVERLFLEQEQGKSENATQ is encoded by the coding sequence ATGGAAATCTGGAACGCCTACACAGCCGACGGTCAGCTGACCGACCACACTCTCACACGCGGAGAAGCCATTCCCAATGGCCTCTACCACCTGGTCGTCGAGTGCATCATCCGCCACCGCGATGGCAGCACCCTCTTCATGAAACGCGACAGCACCAAGCCCTCCTACCCTGACTATTATGAAGCGACAGCAGGAGGTTCAGCTTTGTTTGGGGAAATAGCAGAGCAGGCTATTTTACGCGAAGTCCGCGAAGAGACAGGAATTGAACTAACAGCTGACCAACTCCGCCACCATACACATTTTGTCGCCCATGATGACCAGTGTATCTTCCGCTGCTACTGGGCCGAAGCCAATTGGGACAAAGCTGCTATCCAACTCCAAGCCGAAGAAACCAGCAACTATATCTGGGTCCCACAAGAAAAACTAAAAGAGTTTCTTGAGAATGAGTTGGTTATTCCTAGGCAGAAAGACTATGTGGAGAGGCTGTTTTTAGAACAAGAACAGGGCAAGAGCGAGAATGCTACTCAGTAA